Proteins encoded together in one Halothermothrix orenii H 168 window:
- the pepT gene encoding peptidase T, whose amino-acid sequence MAKVVDRFISYVKYSTTSKEGSETFPSTEGQLKFARLLVDELKELGLNNVHLDEYGYVMATVPSNVDHKVPTIGFIAHMDTSPDMSGTNVKPQIVENYNGKDIVLNKSKNIILSPDNFPELKKYTGKTLITTDGTTLLGADDKAGIAEIITAVEHLMNNPEYPHGEIKIAFTPDEEIGQGADKFRVDKFGADFAYTVDGGPIGELEYENFNAARAKITVNGVNVHPGTAKNKMKNSLLIANELINMLPPAEIPAHTEGYEGFFHLMSVTGSVEQTRLDFIIRDFYKNKFEERKNLMVKIADYLNVKYGENTITLNLKDQYYNMKEKIKEHIHIVYTARRAMEEVGVTPRVNPIRGGTDGARLSYMGLPTPNLFTGGHNFHGRYEYIPVFAMEKAVDVILKIIELYATK is encoded by the coding sequence ATGGCCAAAGTAGTTGATAGATTTATTAGTTATGTTAAATACAGCACAACATCAAAGGAAGGGTCAGAAACATTCCCCAGTACTGAAGGACAACTAAAGTTTGCCAGATTACTTGTTGATGAGTTAAAAGAACTGGGATTAAATAATGTTCACCTTGATGAATATGGATATGTTATGGCTACTGTTCCCTCAAATGTAGACCATAAGGTGCCCACCATCGGGTTTATCGCCCATATGGACACCAGCCCTGATATGAGTGGTACTAATGTTAAACCACAGATTGTAGAAAACTATAATGGAAAAGATATTGTTCTCAATAAAAGTAAAAATATTATCCTGTCTCCTGATAATTTTCCCGAACTAAAAAAATATACTGGAAAGACTTTAATTACAACAGATGGGACAACCCTTCTTGGAGCAGACGACAAAGCGGGAATTGCTGAAATAATTACCGCTGTTGAACACCTCATGAATAACCCTGAATACCCCCATGGTGAAATTAAAATAGCCTTTACCCCTGATGAAGAAATCGGACAGGGTGCAGATAAATTCAGGGTGGATAAATTTGGCGCAGATTTTGCCTATACTGTTGACGGCGGTCCTATTGGAGAACTGGAATATGAAAATTTTAATGCAGCCAGGGCAAAAATAACTGTAAATGGTGTTAATGTTCACCCTGGAACTGCCAAAAATAAAATGAAAAACTCTCTTCTAATAGCAAATGAATTAATAAATATGCTTCCACCGGCGGAAATACCCGCTCATACCGAGGGCTATGAAGGATTCTTTCATCTAATGTCTGTAACCGGAAGTGTAGAACAAACCAGGCTTGACTTTATTATCAGAGATTTTTATAAAAACAAATTTGAAGAAAGAAAGAATCTAATGGTCAAAATTGCAGATTATTTGAATGTAAAATATGGAGAAAACACAATTACACTGAACCTTAAAGACCAGTATTATAATATGAAAGAAAAGATAAAAGAGCATATACATATTGTTTATACAGCACGTCGGGCTATGGAAGAAGTAGGGGTTACTCCCAGGGTTAACCCTATCCGTGGTGGTACTGATGGAGCCCGTCTTTCTTATATGGGACTACCAACACCAAACCTCTTTACAGGTGGGCACAACTTTCATGGCCGGTATGAATATATCCCTGTATTTGCCATGGAAAAAGCTGTTGATGTAATTTTAAAAATTATTGAGTTATATGCAACAAAATAA
- a CDS encoding MBL fold metallo-hydrolase: protein MELEHIYDNIYYFPHYANIGVIKCGPGKVLLIDSGLDKGIASKLLKSLTQNNLTPVAIINTHSHADHCGGNSYLKERTGLKIYAPELESCIIENTILEPIYFYSGASPIKDLKSKFLMAPPSKVDNVITRGEKSLKIEGIELKIYWLDGHSPGHIGVGYNGILFCADSVFNKSVIDKHKIPFFTDIKGQIKTLEQLEKLNYNYFLPSHGTLVSDIKPLTSLNMRVIKRIEQIILNTLISRKTTGKIISKTVSEMGFEIRGPQTYYLMHTVIKAFLGYLYSENRIEIEFDHNYLYWVKK, encoded by the coding sequence ATGGAATTAGAACATATATATGATAATATTTATTACTTTCCCCATTATGCCAATATTGGTGTGATAAAATGTGGTCCAGGTAAAGTTCTTCTGATTGATAGTGGTCTTGATAAAGGAATAGCCAGCAAATTACTAAAAAGCCTTACCCAAAATAATTTAACTCCGGTAGCTATAATTAATACTCATTCTCATGCTGACCATTGTGGGGGTAATAGTTATCTCAAGGAAAGAACGGGTCTAAAAATTTATGCACCTGAACTGGAGTCCTGTATAATTGAAAACACTATTTTAGAACCAATATATTTTTATTCGGGAGCGTCCCCCATTAAAGATTTAAAGAGTAAATTTTTAATGGCTCCACCTTCAAAAGTGGATAATGTTATTACCAGGGGAGAAAAAAGTTTGAAGATAGAAGGGATTGAACTAAAAATTTACTGGTTAGATGGTCATTCCCCCGGCCACATTGGGGTAGGTTATAACGGGATATTATTTTGTGCTGATTCTGTATTTAATAAAAGTGTTATTGATAAACATAAAATACCCTTTTTTACTGATATAAAGGGGCAGATAAAGACACTTGAACAGCTGGAGAAGCTTAATTACAATTATTTTTTACCATCACATGGTACTCTGGTTTCTGATATTAAGCCCCTTACCAGTTTAAATATGAGGGTTATTAAAAGAATAGAACAGATTATATTGAATACTCTCATTTCCAGAAAAACTACCGGAAAGATTATTTCAAAAACCGTCAGTGAAATGGGGTTTGAAATAAGGGGGCCTCAGACTTATTATTTAATGCATACTGTAATAAAAGCCTTTTTAGGTTATCTTTATAGTGAAAATAGAATAGAGATAGAGTTTGACCACAATTATCTATACTGGGTAAAGAAATAA
- a CDS encoding dipeptidase, producing MKIIDLHCDTISKLYKFSGRQGLRSNELHVDLEKLRQAGSKAQFFALFLDKNNLPAGTDSYQIFLEMLDVFKKELAKNSDMVSLARNYSELQKNESEGKISAFLTIEEGAVLQGKLSNLKKIYRLGVRLITLTWNYPNEIGFPNMKNYKDKGLTPFGNEVIREMNHLGMIIDVSHLSDKGFYDVINLSRKPVIASHSNARSLHNHPRNLTDDMIKLIGEQGGVIGINFNSYFLGDTKISTIADIIKHIKHVKKVGGSDVIALGSDYDGISCQLELKNIGQIPNLIYTLEKYGFSDDDIDKFTYKNVERVIKDVLN from the coding sequence TTGAAAATCATTGATTTACATTGTGATACCATCAGTAAACTGTATAAATTTTCTGGCAGACAGGGATTAAGGAGTAATGAATTACATGTTGACCTTGAAAAATTGAGACAGGCAGGTAGTAAAGCCCAGTTTTTTGCCCTGTTTCTGGACAAAAATAATTTGCCAGCAGGTACGGATTCTTATCAAATCTTTTTAGAAATGCTCGATGTTTTTAAAAAAGAGCTTGCCAAAAACAGTGACATGGTTTCCCTGGCCAGAAATTATAGTGAATTACAAAAAAATGAAAGCGAGGGTAAAATATCTGCCTTTTTAACGATTGAGGAAGGGGCTGTTCTTCAGGGTAAATTGAGTAATTTAAAAAAAATATACCGACTCGGGGTCAGGCTTATTACTTTAACCTGGAATTACCCCAATGAGATTGGTTTTCCAAACATGAAAAATTATAAAGATAAGGGTTTAACACCTTTTGGTAATGAAGTTATCCGGGAAATGAATCACCTGGGAATGATAATAGATGTATCTCACCTGTCTGATAAAGGGTTTTATGATGTTATAAATTTATCCAGAAAGCCCGTTATTGCCTCTCATTCCAATGCACGTTCTTTACATAACCATCCCCGGAATTTAACCGATGATATGATTAAACTTATTGGTGAACAAGGGGGAGTTATCGGGATTAATTTTAATTCATATTTTTTAGGGGATACAAAAATAAGCACCATTGCAGATATTATTAAACATATTAAGCATGTTAAAAAGGTCGGTGGTAGTGATGTTATTGCCCTCGGTTCAGATTATGATGGGATTTCCTGCCAGCTGGAACTCAAAAATATTGGGCAAATACCGAATCTTATTTATACCCTGGAAAAGTATGGATTCTCTGATGATGATATAGATAAATTTACCTATAAAAATGTGGAAAGAGTTATCAAGGATGTCTTAAATTAA
- a CDS encoding alpha-2-macroglobulin family protein — protein MEDKQRKGFISKLPVCNNKEFGKGFVAGLLVALILVGVVALFFSGKVVEVINFASREEVKVIKHPEGEVDPRANLYIKFSKKIVDNNIVGNTISDGMVRLKPFVPGSYRWIKGDELCFLPEEPLNPSTEYELIIKPGVIKSDQYRLNGEKRYTFQTGRFKVLSFKIDVTDSWGEWLKLEGKLSFNYPVSFKELEKYLRLYLYSEKEGEISSLNYYLKPSSDSNEFKVIVHRVKLEDKNHKIKLLINKGLTCKDGGQGLLKDYVKLSRIINEDPIKVGYIRTQSGFNQGEIRIDFSNPVEEESIEAFVTVTPEVPYNIEVAHDDIYLISKEFKPGRVFTVTLKKGLPSKNAAPLARNYTRNLRIPDLDPVVRFKSPGYYLSKKGNKNIVLETVNIDEVDMSIYKIYPNNLVHFLPDSPTTLSKSRLSHLGKVVKEFTLKTNGDRNELKKSIISLAGFIEKEGKGIYQIDVRDRDHYWRSASKIVLATDIGIVTKVSEDELLVWVNSLRDLNSISDVEVTLLSVNNQVICKGRTNNRGLVRFNGLEDKIKDLKPYIVLAEKGNDFSFLRLSHGRVDLTDFDIEGRQYLDEGFEGYLYTDRGVYRPGDKTNIAAIIRGDGGVDIGQLPVKLEVLDPAGNIYSELVKKTGAVGQLEFNLDLPNYVKTGKYTANLYIADNIIGSTEFNVEEFVPDRLKVSIKSNKNSYKSGDKAKIIVKGLNLYGPPASGRKVELSVNLNNYKFTPPGYRSYSFGTSDSDLKVKDRQISSGSLNKEGVFSYMYSFPEGYDTGNMVKAVFKATVKEEGGRAVSAYYVVGYHPYDYYIGLRPGREKYAKINEPYPIKFVVVSPDGKKVTVDDLTVKVYRIISHGIWKKASDGHWYYESNEEKSELLTKDLEVNSSEGEFIYNPPDYGRYEVVISDRDTGSKSSLSFYATGWGYSPWALTNPNKIGLTFDKTLYNPGDIARIQVKAPFSGKALVTVEREKILETRIIEVKENSALLRMKVKENWKPNVYISVQLIRELKPGEERMPLRAFGTSPLRVNSNDQRLKVSINSKGELRPDSKARFEIEVDGVKKETYVAVAAVDEGILQLTSFKTPSPFQFFYGKKSLEVKSYDLYNMVLPEVERVISNSSPAGGESRGFKESIRKDNLNPISVARVKPVSLWSGFIKVNNEGKADIEFELPQFNGSLRVMAVAVSEDRYGSIDKNVLVRDPLVIKPTFPRFVAPEDSFVVPVNIFNASAGPGEFNLELLIDGPARLTGKKGRTIKLDQGEETMVYYRVKAGKASGKLKFKLKVTGNNVETDYDVELPVRPASQRVNEIVTGQISPDDEIDLKLPEGWFKGTDNYVLTVSPFPEVKFSESLSYLLNYPYGCLEQTVSSVFPLLYFNDLARTAEPELFEDESHGYYIKEGITKIQSMQNNDGSFSFWPYGNLKNTWASVYASHFLVEAKKAGYEVSNRVYDRMLRYLQYVSRLQAITPDELQTKVYALYVLSLAGEPDVSSMAYLKNHQMGSLYQDSRALLAAAYYLAGKREESKELLPYQYNPPVVERQTGSNFNSAVRSRALILLALTEINPVHPSIPVLVDDISEEASSGRWGTTQENAFALLAIGKALDQKGNEEYTGQLYLDGTEIGNFNQKKQLVIKDKGLGGKKITITMEGKGTAYYYARASGIPELNKIIEKDNGIKVTRKFYNKAGDEIDTSEIIQGELIIAEITVEADRNKVNNVVVVDMLPAGLEIENPRLGSRSRLEWAEESTLPIEYQDIRDDRLLLFTTIKNKGRKYKYYYTLRAVTAGEFTLPPVKAECMYEPELNSISSSGQIKVIRGK, from the coding sequence GTGGAGGATAAGCAAAGGAAAGGGTTTATCAGTAAATTACCTGTATGTAATAATAAGGAATTTGGTAAAGGTTTTGTAGCAGGATTACTTGTAGCCCTGATCCTGGTTGGAGTTGTAGCACTATTTTTTAGCGGGAAAGTGGTTGAAGTAATTAACTTTGCTTCCAGGGAAGAAGTAAAAGTTATTAAACACCCTGAAGGTGAAGTCGACCCCCGTGCTAATTTATATATTAAATTCTCTAAGAAAATTGTGGATAATAATATAGTCGGGAATACTATAAGTGATGGTATGGTCAGGCTAAAACCTTTTGTTCCCGGTAGTTACCGCTGGATTAAAGGTGACGAACTTTGTTTTCTACCAGAAGAACCTTTAAATCCTTCAACTGAATATGAATTAATTATAAAACCAGGTGTTATAAAATCTGATCAATATAGACTCAACGGGGAGAAGAGGTATACTTTTCAAACCGGGCGATTTAAGGTATTATCATTTAAAATCGATGTTACTGATTCCTGGGGTGAGTGGTTAAAATTAGAAGGAAAACTTAGTTTTAATTACCCTGTGTCTTTTAAAGAGCTTGAAAAATATTTAAGACTTTATCTTTATTCGGAAAAAGAAGGAGAAATATCTTCCTTAAATTATTACTTAAAACCTTCTTCAGATAGTAATGAATTTAAAGTTATTGTCCATCGGGTTAAACTTGAGGATAAAAATCATAAAATAAAATTATTAATTAATAAAGGATTGACCTGTAAAGACGGTGGACAGGGACTTTTAAAAGACTATGTGAAACTTTCCAGAATAATTAATGAAGACCCTATCAAAGTTGGTTATATCAGGACTCAAAGTGGTTTTAATCAGGGAGAGATAAGGATAGATTTTTCTAATCCTGTGGAAGAGGAATCTATTGAAGCTTTTGTGACAGTTACTCCTGAGGTTCCTTATAATATTGAGGTTGCCCATGATGACATATATTTAATAAGTAAGGAGTTTAAACCCGGTAGAGTTTTTACCGTCACTTTAAAAAAGGGGTTACCTTCAAAAAACGCGGCTCCTCTGGCCAGAAACTATACCAGAAATTTACGCATTCCAGACCTGGACCCGGTGGTAAGGTTTAAATCACCTGGTTATTATTTAAGTAAAAAAGGTAATAAAAACATTGTGTTAGAAACAGTTAATATTGATGAAGTTGATATGAGTATCTATAAGATTTATCCCAATAACCTTGTTCATTTTTTACCAGATAGTCCTACCACTCTTTCTAAATCCAGGTTATCTCACCTGGGTAAAGTTGTTAAGGAATTTACCCTTAAAACAAATGGTGATAGAAATGAATTGAAAAAAAGTATAATCTCTCTAGCGGGTTTTATTGAAAAAGAAGGGAAGGGAATCTACCAGATAGATGTCCGGGACCGGGATCATTACTGGCGCAGTGCTTCAAAAATTGTTTTAGCTACTGATATCGGAATAGTAACAAAAGTATCTGAAGATGAACTGTTAGTCTGGGTTAATTCGTTAAGGGATCTTAATTCAATTTCCGATGTTGAGGTAACCCTGTTAAGTGTTAATAACCAGGTTATATGTAAAGGAAGAACCAATAACAGAGGGCTTGTAAGGTTTAATGGTCTTGAGGATAAAATAAAGGATTTAAAACCATATATAGTTCTCGCTGAAAAGGGAAATGATTTTTCCTTTTTGAGGCTCAGCCACGGCCGGGTAGATTTAACAGATTTTGATATAGAAGGCAGGCAATACCTTGATGAAGGTTTTGAAGGGTATTTATACACTGATAGAGGTGTTTACCGTCCTGGCGATAAAACTAATATTGCTGCCATTATCAGGGGTGACGGTGGGGTTGATATCGGTCAACTTCCCGTTAAACTTGAAGTCCTTGATCCTGCTGGAAATATTTACAGTGAACTTGTCAAAAAAACCGGGGCAGTCGGTCAACTTGAGTTTAATTTAGATTTGCCGAATTATGTCAAGACGGGCAAATATACTGCTAATCTTTATATTGCAGATAATATAATTGGTTCGACTGAATTCAATGTTGAGGAATTTGTTCCTGACCGTCTCAAGGTCAGTATAAAATCAAACAAGAATAGTTATAAGAGTGGAGATAAGGCTAAAATTATAGTAAAAGGTCTTAATCTTTACGGGCCACCGGCATCAGGACGCAAAGTGGAGCTGTCTGTCAATTTAAACAATTATAAGTTTACCCCTCCCGGTTACAGGTCATATAGTTTTGGAACTTCAGATTCAGATTTAAAAGTAAAAGACCGTCAAATTTCTTCCGGCAGCCTGAACAAAGAAGGCGTTTTCAGCTATATGTATAGTTTTCCGGAAGGCTATGATACTGGAAATATGGTTAAGGCAGTGTTTAAAGCAACTGTCAAAGAAGAAGGAGGTAGGGCTGTCAGTGCCTATTATGTTGTTGGCTACCATCCTTATGATTATTATATTGGCCTCAGACCAGGTCGCGAGAAATATGCTAAAATAAATGAACCTTATCCCATTAAATTTGTGGTAGTTTCACCTGATGGTAAAAAGGTAACGGTTGATGACCTGACTGTTAAAGTCTATAGAATTATCTCCCATGGAATATGGAAGAAAGCCTCTGATGGACACTGGTATTACGAAAGTAATGAGGAGAAATCTGAATTATTAACAAAAGACCTGGAAGTTAATTCCTCAGAAGGTGAGTTTATTTACAACCCTCCAGATTACGGGAGGTATGAAGTAGTTATTAGTGACAGGGATACAGGAAGTAAAAGCAGTCTGTCTTTTTATGCCACCGGTTGGGGGTATTCACCATGGGCTTTAACGAACCCCAATAAAATTGGATTGACGTTTGATAAAACCCTGTATAATCCTGGGGATATTGCCAGGATTCAGGTAAAAGCACCGTTTTCAGGGAAAGCCCTGGTTACAGTAGAACGGGAGAAAATCCTGGAAACAAGGATTATTGAGGTCAAAGAAAATTCAGCCCTCCTCAGAATGAAGGTTAAAGAAAACTGGAAACCAAATGTATATATATCTGTACAATTAATAAGGGAACTTAAGCCAGGTGAAGAACGGATGCCTCTCAGGGCTTTTGGTACTTCACCACTCCGTGTAAATAGTAATGATCAGAGGTTAAAAGTTAGTATAAATTCTAAAGGGGAATTGAGACCTGACAGTAAGGCCAGATTTGAAATAGAAGTAGATGGGGTTAAAAAAGAAACCTATGTGGCAGTAGCTGCTGTAGATGAAGGGATTTTACAGTTAACTTCATTTAAGACTCCTTCACCGTTTCAGTTCTTCTATGGTAAAAAAAGTCTTGAAGTAAAGAGTTATGATTTATATAATATGGTTTTACCCGAGGTCGAGAGGGTTATCAGTAACAGTTCTCCAGCTGGTGGAGAAAGTAGGGGATTTAAAGAATCCATCAGAAAAGATAATCTTAACCCCATTAGCGTGGCCAGGGTTAAACCGGTCAGTCTGTGGTCCGGGTTTATAAAAGTAAATAATGAAGGAAAAGCGGATATTGAATTTGAATTACCCCAGTTTAATGGTTCTCTCAGAGTTATGGCAGTAGCTGTCTCTGAAGATAGATATGGTTCTATAGATAAAAATGTACTGGTCCGGGATCCACTGGTTATTAAGCCGACTTTTCCCCGTTTTGTAGCCCCGGAGGATTCCTTTGTGGTTCCTGTCAATATATTCAATGCTTCAGCCGGTCCAGGTGAATTTAACCTTGAACTCTTAATTGATGGTCCTGCCCGGCTAACAGGAAAAAAAGGCAGGACTATTAAGCTGGACCAGGGCGAGGAGACAATGGTCTACTACCGGGTAAAGGCAGGTAAAGCTTCAGGTAAACTTAAATTCAAACTGAAAGTAACCGGTAATAATGTAGAGACTGATTATGATGTTGAATTACCGGTAAGGCCTGCTTCCCAGAGGGTTAATGAAATAGTTACCGGTCAGATTTCTCCAGATGATGAAATAGATTTAAAGCTGCCAGAAGGCTGGTTTAAAGGTACAGATAATTATGTTTTAACAGTTTCACCTTTCCCGGAAGTTAAGTTCAGTGAGAGTCTGAGTTATCTTTTAAACTACCCATATGGTTGCCTTGAGCAGACTGTTTCCAGTGTATTTCCATTATTGTATTTTAATGACCTGGCCAGGACTGCCGAACCGGAATTATTTGAAGATGAAAGCCATGGTTATTATATAAAAGAAGGGATAACAAAGATACAGTCTATGCAGAACAATGATGGTAGTTTTTCATTCTGGCCCTACGGTAACCTGAAAAATACCTGGGCATCAGTCTATGCTTCCCATTTCCTGGTTGAAGCTAAAAAAGCAGGGTATGAGGTGTCAAACCGGGTCTATGACCGGATGTTGAGGTATTTACAGTATGTCAGTAGATTGCAGGCTATAACCCCTGATGAACTACAGACTAAGGTATATGCCCTGTATGTTCTGTCACTGGCCGGGGAACCAGATGTTAGTAGTATGGCCTACCTTAAAAACCACCAGATGGGTAGTCTGTATCAGGATTCCAGGGCCCTCCTGGCGGCGGCATATTATCTGGCCGGAAAAAGGGAGGAATCAAAGGAATTATTGCCGTATCAGTATAACCCACCGGTGGTAGAACGTCAGACAGGGAGCAACTTTAATTCAGCTGTGAGGTCCCGGGCTTTGATTTTACTGGCTTTAACCGAGATCAATCCGGTTCATCCCTCAATCCCTGTTTTAGTAGATGATATCTCTGAAGAGGCTAGTTCTGGAAGATGGGGTACAACACAGGAAAATGCCTTTGCCCTGCTGGCAATAGGTAAGGCCCTTGATCAAAAAGGTAATGAAGAATATACCGGACAATTATATCTTGATGGTACTGAAATAGGGAACTTTAATCAGAAAAAACAGCTAGTAATAAAAGATAAAGGGCTTGGAGGAAAGAAAATTACTATAACCATGGAGGGTAAAGGAACAGCATATTATTATGCCCGGGCCAGTGGTATTCCTGAATTAAATAAAATAATAGAAAAAGATAATGGTATTAAAGTTACCAGGAAATTTTACAATAAAGCTGGGGATGAGATAGACACCAGTGAGATAATACAGGGTGAGTTAATAATAGCCGAGATAACAGTTGAAGCTGATAGAAATAAGGTTAATAATGTGGTAGTTGTTGATATGTTACCAGCTGGACTGGAAATTGAAAATCCCAGGCTGGGTTCAAGGTCACGTCTAGAATGGGCTGAAGAAAGCACCTTACCGATAGAATATCAGGATATAAGGGATGATAGATTATTATTATTTACAACCATTAAGAATAAAGGAAGAAAATATAAATACTACTATACCCTCAGAGCGGTTACAGCAGGTGAATTCACTTTACCTCCAGTTAAGGCTGAGTGTATGTATGAACCGGAGTTAAACAGTATTTCTTCTTCTGGTCAAATTAAAGTTATCAGAGGTAAGTAA